A window of the Miscanthus floridulus cultivar M001 chromosome 14, ASM1932011v1, whole genome shotgun sequence genome harbors these coding sequences:
- the LOC136506032 gene encoding uncharacterized protein produces MKIEKANAGVLTNFEVLDFLRSRGAKTDPMGCLGAVTASECKVYEYLLKTPACNQTRESVFEFVKRSEGFRLADADKLNVINCRPSSAADAYAMIEECGRRFSRDERGDVRDEDEWVQEFLEIVKEALPPPPPKAEAVQE; encoded by the exons ATGAAGAT AGAGAAAGCAAATGCGGGGGTCCTTACAAACTTTGAAGTTCTAGACTTCTTGCGGTCTAGAGGTGCCAAAACCGACCCCATGGGATGTTTGGGGGCTGTCACTGCATCAGAGTGTAAG GTGTATGAGTACCTCTTAAAAACCCCTGCTTGTAACCAGACAAGGGAATCAGTTTTTGAATTTGTGAAGAGAAGTGAGGGTTTCAGGCTTGCAGATGCTGATAAGCTAAATGTGATAAACTGTAGGCCGTCCTCAGCTGCTGATGCATATGCG ATGATAGAAGAATGTGGGAGACGATTTTCCAGGGACGAGCGAGGAGATGTACGTGACGAAGATGAATGGGTCCAGGAGTTTTTGGAGATAGTGAAGGAAGCTTTGCCACCACCCCCTCCCAAGGCCGAGGCTGTGCAGGAGTGA